CCTGGGAAGGTGTGGCTGATCCATTGAAAAAGGATTTTCCTTTGCAACTGATCGGGCATCATTACAAACAGCGGACACATTCCACCTATGGAAATGTGGATTGGCTGAAAAAGGTTGCTCCTCAGGAGTTGTGGATCAACCCCTTGGATGCCGGGGAACGCGGTGTTGAACACGGAGCCAAAGTCAAGGTGTTTAATGATCGGGGTGTGGTGTACACCATCGCCAAGGTGACACCTCGTATCATGCCCGGAGTCTTGTCGCTGCCGGAGGGAGCGTGGTTTGCGCCCGGTTCCGATGGTGCCGATCAGGGGGGCTGCGTAAATGTTTTGACGACGCTTCGGCCTTCACCCTTGGCCAAGGGTAATCCCCAACACACCAACCTTGTTCAGGTCGAAAAGGCATAAGGAAGAGTGACTGATGATAAAAAGACCTGCTTTTTATTTTGATATGGAAGCATGTACGGGCTGTAAAACGTGCATGATCGCCTGCATGGACAAGAATGATCTCCCTGATGGCGTCCTTTTCAGACGTGTCACCGAGTATGCCGGCGGCGAGTGGATGAAAGACAATAACGGCGCATATGAACAAAATGTTTTTGCGTACTATCTGTCGGTCTCATGTAATCATTGTGAAAATCCCATTTGTGTCCGTTCGTGTCCCACAACGGCCATGCACAAGGACGAGAACGGAATTGTCAGTGTCGATCATGACAAGTGCGTGGGATGCCGGTATTGCGAGTGGGGATGTCCGTATTCCGCGCCGCAATACAACGCCAAGAAAGGCAAGATGGAAAAATGCGATTTCTGTCGTGACTATCTGGAACAGGGCAAACCTCCGGCGTGCGTGGCGGCGTGTCCCACTCGTGCGCTCGAATTCGGCGAATATGAGGATCTGGTTGCCAAACATGGTGCATCGCAAGTGGTGGCTCCGTTGCCCGATCCGTCAATAACGTATCCCAATCTTATTGTTTCGGCGAATCGCAATGCGCAGCCCGCCGGATCGCATCTTGGGACAATTCAAAACCCGGAGGAGGTGTAACAATGCTCTTTAATGAATGGAGTCTGGTCATTTTCACCATCCTCGTTCAAACCGCGATTGGCATGTTGCTGGTTTCCGAAGTCGCTCGAATGCTTTCGCCGTCTCTGGCCGAAAAGCAGTTTTCATGGCAGCTCCCAGCGATCAGCCTGGTGACTGGCGTTTCCCTGTTGTGTTCACTTGGACATCTTGGAACCCCCATGCACAGTGTCTATACGATTCTCAATGCTGGCTCCTCCTGGTTGAGCCGGGAAATCCTTGCGACCGGCAGTTTTTTTGTCTCGGTCGTGTTGCTGACAGGTGTTCGGATCAAATCACCAAAAACTCAGGCAAACGGGCTTGCTCTGATTGCCTGCCTTTTGGGATTGGTCACGGTGTTTGTCATGTCCAGAGTGTACATGCTTCAGACTGTTCCGGTCTGGGATAGTGTCTCGACCATGCTGGGCTTTTATGGAACAACACTGGTTCTCGGGGCCATTGCTGGCGGAACGTTATACGGGTTTCAAAGCAATCGGGATGGGATGCTGGTGAAAGAGGAGTCTCCTCGCATCGCCGGGACTTTCATTATTGCTGCCGTTTTTGGCTTGGGATTGAAATCTGTCGGTATCCCGCTTGACGTGATCGCCATGGATGCGTCAAATAGCTTGGGCATTTCCGGAATAAATATATTGACTTCAGGTGGTACTTTCCTGTTCGTGGGGTGTGTTGTCCTGACCTTTATCGGAACAGCCGTGTTCGCATGGGGTGTTTCCAGGATCATCGCCTCGGGTGGGATGAATGCCATTACCAATATGAGCTTGTGTTCCTTTGGTTTGGTCCTTGCCGGTGAGGTTGTTGGTCGGCTTGTGTTTTACGGGACGTATTTGCGTATTGGATTATAATAGTAAATTCGGCCCGGGAGCATGTCCTCCCGGGCCTTTGGAATATCATGGAAAGAATTGATTCGTATTATGGTGCGGCCATTGCGTGCGCGTTTTTGGGTCGGGTATTTTTGCACGAGCCTGAGTTGGAATTCATCACGGAAGTCCGCGATGAGCAGTTTTTGGATCAATGGCCGATGGAGATGTCTGCCGAAGGCAAGGCGTGCCTGACGACATTGAGTACCTGTATCGCTGGAGTGGATGCGCAGGCAATGACAGCCCTGCGTGAAGACTACACGGCCTTGTTCGTGTTGTCCGATATAGCCGTGCCGGTGTGGGAATCTGTTTGGACGACCAAGGAGCGATTACTTTTCGGCGATCCCACCTTTGCCGTGCGTGAAGCCTATGCCCAGTACGGTGTTGCGGCTCCCAAATTGAATAATGAACCGGATGACCATATTGGTCTGGAATTGGATTTTCTGGCTCGGCTGTGTGCCGTATCTGCCGATGCCTTGGAAGCAGGGGATACGGAAAAGGCCGAGGCAACCATTGCCGATGCCCGGGCATTTTATCAGGATCATTTTGGTGTGTGGGCCGGAAAATGCCTCGTGGAAATCCGGGCCAAGGCCTCCACTGACTACTATCGGTCCATGGCGGGATTGTGCCAGGCCGTGACTGATTCCCTGCCTCGAATCCTGGGCTGACGGGCCTCTCAAGGGGATATCGTGCCATCGTCACCGTATGTGATACAGACTGCATGTCTTCGTCATGTCGGCGGGGAGTGCTCCCTGTGTGCCGACGTGTGTCCGGTGCAGGCAATGATCTGTGATGCGGGGGTGTCGCTCGACACGGCCCACTGTGTTGCTTGCGGTATTTGCGCGTCAGTTTGTCCTGTTGAAGCGGTTCGTCATGATGCGGTCGAGCGGCTGGTGACAACGGTATGCGATAGCCGTCCGGCGGAGTCCGTGACAGTGGGGTGCACTGCCCTTTCCTGTGTGTCGGACGGACTCATTGCTCTGGATGGGTGTCTTTCCGCCATTGGATTTGACGCGCTGTTGGCCGTGGCCTGTGCCGGTGTGGGGCCGGTTCGGTTTGTCCATGGAGCGTGCGCCCGGTGTGAAAAAGGTGACCACTGTCGGTTATTCAAGAAAACCCTGCGAGATTTTCGGCAGACCTTCCCCGAGATGGCGGCACTGCTGCAGTGCGATGCAGCGAAAAATGGTGGTTCATCCGCGAAAGACACCATGTCGAGACGGGGGATGTTTTCCCTGTTCCGTGTCCGCCCTGAAGAGCGCAATCCCACGGTCTCGAACTCAGTGTCCGCTTGTGTGTCGATTCCGGATTCCAGACG
The sequence above is a segment of the Pseudodesulfovibrio sp. JC047 genome. Coding sequences within it:
- a CDS encoding DMSO/selenate family reductase complex B subunit, producing MIKRPAFYFDMEACTGCKTCMIACMDKNDLPDGVLFRRVTEYAGGEWMKDNNGAYEQNVFAYYLSVSCNHCENPICVRSCPTTAMHKDENGIVSVDHDKCVGCRYCEWGCPYSAPQYNAKKGKMEKCDFCRDYLEQGKPPACVAACPTRALEFGEYEDLVAKHGASQVVAPLPDPSITYPNLIVSANRNAQPAGSHLGTIQNPEEV
- a CDS encoding DmsC/YnfH family molybdoenzyme membrane anchor subunit yields the protein MLFNEWSLVIFTILVQTAIGMLLVSEVARMLSPSLAEKQFSWQLPAISLVTGVSLLCSLGHLGTPMHSVYTILNAGSSWLSREILATGSFFVSVVLLTGVRIKSPKTQANGLALIACLLGLVTVFVMSRVYMLQTVPVWDSVSTMLGFYGTTLVLGAIAGGTLYGFQSNRDGMLVKEESPRIAGTFIIAAVFGLGLKSVGIPLDVIAMDASNSLGISGINILTSGGTFLFVGCVVLTFIGTAVFAWGVSRIIASGGMNAITNMSLCSFGLVLAGEVVGRLVFYGTYLRIGL
- a CDS encoding molecular chaperone TorD family protein — its product is MERIDSYYGAAIACAFLGRVFLHEPELEFITEVRDEQFLDQWPMEMSAEGKACLTTLSTCIAGVDAQAMTALREDYTALFVLSDIAVPVWESVWTTKERLLFGDPTFAVREAYAQYGVAAPKLNNEPDDHIGLELDFLARLCAVSADALEAGDTEKAEATIADARAFYQDHFGVWAGKCLVEIRAKASTDYYRSMAGLCQAVTDSLPRILG
- a CDS encoding 4Fe-4S binding protein, which encodes MPSSPYVIQTACLRHVGGECSLCADVCPVQAMICDAGVSLDTAHCVACGICASVCPVEAVRHDAVERLVTTVCDSRPAESVTVGCTALSCVSDGLIALDGCLSAIGFDALLAVACAGVGPVRFVHGACARCEKGDHCRLFKKTLRDFRQTFPEMAALLQCDAAKNGGSSAKDTMSRRGMFSLFRVRPEERNPTVSNSVSACVSIPDSRRGRLQTLLRGLSCTGPVPDGVRNADIRIDASCTGCGACSRICPVGALEYETDDTGVSIRFAAVKCIDCGLCLSACRTDSLHRFPGSWEGVRETQPRCLYLGTLAVCKRCKAPSTVLVHGYCPVCAHVLGVTSS